The Pseudomonas fragi DNA window GAATGCAACGACATCATCATCGACAACATGCGGGGGGGCATCGACCCCGAGTCGACCCTTGATGTCAGTGGCTACGACCACTTTATCGCCATGCCCAACCTGGGTGTGTTCAAGGATGCCGGTTTCCCGTTCACCCGCCTGGCGGACTTGTCGCAGACGGCCGTGGTGTTGCCCGATAACGCCGGTACTGCGGACCTGGCGGCCTACCTGACGGTACTCGGCCGCTTTGGTCACGCCACCGGTTACCCGGCGACCGGGGTGCAGGTGCTCCAGGCCGCGCAGGTGGCCAGTGCGGCCAACAAGGATTTGCTGGTGCTGGCGTCCGGCGGCAATCAGCCGCTGCTGGCGCAATGGGCCGATCAGTTGCCGGCCAGCAATGCCGAAGGGCAACTGAGCTTGCACCTGTCTGATCTGCCGATGCGCGTGCGTGACTGGTTAAGCCCGGACCCTGAAGCCAACCTGCGCAGAGCGCGCATGGCGATGGCGTTCTCCGGGGGGGCGAGCAGTACCTACCTGACGGGTTTCGAGTCGCCGCTCAAAAGCGGGCGCAGTGTGGTGGTGCTTGCCAGCAGTCAGCCCCAAGGTTTGGCCGACGTGACCAATGCCCTGATCGGCGGCGAAGACTATACCCAGTCAATCCAGGGCAGCCTGGTGGTAGTGCGCGGCAAGAATATCGAACCGCTGGTGGCTGATGAGCAGTATTACGTCGGCAGCCTGGGGCCGATCAAGTACCTGCAATGGCTGATCTCGCGCCATGTGGTATTGGCGCTGGTGCTCACCGGCCTGGGCCTGATCCTGCTCAGCGGGCTGGCGTATCTGCTGCTGCGGGCGCGGGCCAACCAGCGCTTGCAGGGCGAACCCGAGCGAGAAATCGATGACTCGAAACCTGACGCCTGATGCGCCGGGTTTTATGGACAAGCACTTCCCCGCACAGGGGAAGTAACAACCGATGTGGGAATATAAATGTCAGCTCGCCGCCACGCCCTCGCGTTCGGGATCTTCGCAAGCCTGATACACAGCGCCAGCTTTGCCGCCCTTGACGACGCGGGCAAGGCGTTGCTGCAACAGGGTCAATACTGGCAAGCACAGGATGACCAGGCGCGGGCCACCGAGGTCTGGAAAAAGCTGTTGCTGATCGACCCCAAACAGGCCGATGCACTCTATGGCCTTGGCATGCTTGAGCTCAAGGGCAAGCGCCTTGACGGTGCCAGCAATTACCTGGGGCAGTTGCGCCGTGCCCACCCGGGCGAACGCCCGACCTTGCTGCTGGAGCAAGCCATTGCCGTGCAGGCGGGCAACAACGCCGAGCAACTGGACACGGCGCGCTTGCTGGTGACCAACGGCGAACTTGCCAAGGCGGTGCCGATCTACCGCAAGATCTTCGCCGGCAAGGCGCCCCAGGGTGATCTGGCGCTGGAGTACTACAACGCCCTGGGCTATACGCCCGGCGGCTGGAGCGAGGCGCGTCAGGGCCTGGAGCGTTTGCAGCAACAGACGCCGGACAACGCCCGGGTACGCCTGGCGCTGGCCAAGTTGCTGGTACGCAACGAAACCACCCGTTCCGAAGGCCTGCGTCGCCTGGCGCAATTGTCGACGGTGCCGGAGCTGGGCGGCCAGGCCACTGAAAGCTGGCGCGAAGGGCTGGTCTGGGTCGGCTCGCCACGACCTGCGGACAAGCCGTTGTTCGAGGCTTATCTCAAGGCCAACCCGGATGACACGGCCATTCGCACGCAAATGAACAGCCGCGGCACTGCGGGTGTGGCGGCGCAGCAGAACCCCCAGGTCGCGCGGGGCTTCAAGGCCTTGCAGGACGAGCAACTGGAGGTTGCCGAGCAGGCGTTTGTGGCGCGGCTCAAGGAACAGGCCAGCGACAGCGATGCCCTCGGCGGCCTTGGCGTGGTGCGCCAGCGCCAGGGGCGTTTCGACGACGCCAATGAACTACTGCGCCGGGCCATCGGCCGCGGCGGCAACCCGCGCTGGCAAGCGGCGCTGGACGGTAACCGTTACTGGAGCCTCCTTGACCAGGCCGAAAAAGCCCGCGCTGGCAATGATCTGTCCAAAGCTCGCAGCTTGTTGCAGCAAGCCATTGCCAGCAAGCCGCGTCAGGCCGATGGCTACATTGCCCTCGCCGGTGTGCAGGCTGAGCAAAACCAGCTGGACAGTGCCGAGGCCAGCTACCGTCAGGCCTTGACCCTGGACGCTGACAACCCGGACGCAATGCTGGGGTTGATCACCGTGATGGCGCAAAACGGCCAGGCCAACCGGGCCTTGAAGATGGTCGAGGGGTTGACCCCGGCCCAGCAGCAGCGTCTTGGCGATTTGCGCCCGTTGCACGCGGCAGTGGCGGCGGGGCAGGCGAAAAACGCCGAGCGCAGCGGCGACCTCAAAGGCGCGATTGCTGCGCAGAAAGAAGCGGTACGCAACGACCCCCAGGGCGTGTGGACCCGTTACGACCTGGCGCTGTATTACCTGCAGGGCAAAACCCCGCAGTTGGCCCGTCAGACGATGGATGAACTGCTCCAGGCCAGCCCGCAGCGCCCGGAGGCCCTGTTTGCCAGTGCCTTGCTGGCGAGCCAGATGGGCGAGTGGTCGAACGCGCAAGGCACCCTTGAGCGCATACCGGTCAGTCAGCGCACCACGGCCATGCAACAACTGGCCAGCGAGGTGCAACTGCAAGCGCTGGTCAGCCAGGCCACGGCTCTGGCCAGGCAGGGCAACGGCGCCCAGGCCCTGACCCTGCTGCGTCGTGCCGAGTTGCTGGCCAACGGCAAGCCGCAATCGCTGGGCATGCTGGCGCTGGCCTATGTCGATATTGGTGACTCCGGGCATGCCTTGTCGATGCTGCGCAACGCCATTGCGCAAAGCAGCAACCCGTCGCCGGCCTTGCGTCTGGCCTATGCCGGGGTGCTGCTCAAAACCGGCGACGATGAACAGGTCAACCAGTTGCTGCATGAGTTGCAGCGCCAGCCGCTGACCCCGGCCGATCAGCGCAGCTACGACGAAGTGCTGTATCTGTACAGCGTGCGTCAGGCCGACCTGCTGCGGGAGAAGGGCGACCTGGTGGCCGCCTATGACACCCTCGCCCCGGCCCTGGCCCAGCGCCCCGATGACCCGGTAGCGGTGGGGGCCCTGGCGCGCATGTACCTGGCCAACGGCAACAGCGCCAAGGCCATCGAACTGTACAAACCACTGCTGGCCAAAGCCCCTGACGATGCCCAGCTGCAGATCGGCATGGCCCAGGCACTGAGCAAGTCCGGCGACAGGCGCGGTGCTGAGACGGCCACCGAAACAGCCCTGGCGCTGGCCCCGAACGATGCCCAGGTGCTGGCCAGTGCAGCGGCAATTTTTCGTGCCCAGGGCAAGAACGCCAAGGCCGGCGAGCTTTACGCCCGTGCCCTGGCCTTGCAGGCGCCGGTCAAGGTACAGGCCAATCCGTTTGCCGGTGCGGTTGCCGCCAACCCCTTTGTCGGCACGTCTGGCCAGCGCAGTCGCTCGCACTTGTCCGAGGCTGATTTTTCGCAAATCCCGGAACCGGCCCAGGTGCAGATCGCGGCATTGGCTGACGACAGCAAGCCCGCGCCGCTCGACGATGAGGTCCAGCCACGGCGTCGTGGCCTGGATGACGAGCGCCGTGTCACAGTGGCCCGCCCGCTGGATCCGCAAGAAGAGGCGCGCAAGTCGATGCAGAGCGCGCTCGACCAGATCAAGCAGGAGCGCAGCCCGCGTATCACTCAGGGCGTGACCATTCGCACCAATGACAGCGAATCGGGCCTGAGCAAAATCACCGATGTTGAAACCCCGCTGGAAATCAGCCTGCCGGTGGGGGATAACCGTATCGCCCTGCGCGTGACCCCGGTTTCGCTCAATGCCGGCGCGGTGAAAGACTCGGCCAAGACCCGCTTTGGCGGGCCCAACGACGTGCAGATGGCCGCCGTACAGGACTTGCTTGCCACCCAACCAGATGCTGACTCGTTGAATACGGCCCTGGGCGACCTCAATGGCTCGGCCGGGCGTCAGAAAGACAGCGGCGTGGGTCTGGCGCTGGGCTGGGAAATGCCGGCGCTGGGGCTCAAGGCCGATCTGGGTGTAAGCCCCATGGGCTTTCTCTACAGCACGCCAGTGGGCGGCGTGAGCATTGACCGGCCGTTTCGCGAGGGCAGCAATTTCCGTTATGGGGCGAGCCTGTCGCGGCGGGCGGTCAACGACAGCCTGGTGTCCTTTGCCGGCGCCGAAGACGCGCGCAGCGGCCTCAAGTGGGGCGGCGTCACCGCCAATGGCGGGCGCCTGCAACTGGGCTACGACAATGGCGACTACGGCGTGTATGGCTACGCTGGCCTGTACAAGCTGCTGGGTCACAACGTCGAAGACAACACCCGGATTGAAGGCGGCAGCGGGATCTACTGGTATCTGCTAAACGACGATACCCGCCAGCTGACCACCGGCCTTGGCGTCACAGCCATCCGCTATGACAACAACCAGGGGAACTTCACCTATGGCAACGGCGGCTACTTTAGCCCGCAGAATTTCTTTTCCATCGGCGTGCCGTTCAGTTGGTCGCAGCGCACCGATCGCCTGAGCTACACCCTCAGGGGGTCGGTGGGCCTGCAGCATATCGAGCAGGACTCGACCCCGTACTTCCCCAACGACAGCGCCATGCAGGCCCAGCTGGAGCAGGTCTCGCAAGTGTTTGCCGCGTCCGGCAGCAGCCTGGCCACCCAGTATGCGGGCCAGAACAAAACCGGTATTGGCTACAACCTCGGTGCGGCGGCGGAGTACCGTCTGGGCAACAACTACTTCCTGGGCGGCAGCTTCGGGATGGACAACGCCCAGGACTACAAGCAATGGACCGGCGGTTTATACCTGCGGTACATGTTTGAAGACTTCACCGGGCGCATGCCGATGCCGGTCAGCCCTTATCTTTCCCCTTATTCTTCGAATTAAGCAGCAGGAGTTTTCACCGTGGCAGCATCGATTCTCGCCGGCATGACTATTTTAATGATTGGCGACAGCCATCTGGCGACGCCTGACTACTTGATCGCCACTCTGCACAACGATCTGGTTGCTCAGGGTGCAAACGTTCACACGCTGGGCGTTTGCGGCGCCAACGCCGGTGACTGGCTCAAGGCGACGCCGGGCACCTGTGGTGGTGCCGAACGCCGTGGCAGCGAAAAGGCCGTGGTGCTCGGCGGCAAGGCCGCGACCGTGCCGATCAGCCAGTTGCTGGCCACCGACAAGCCGGACCTGGTACTGATCGTGATGGGCGACACCATGGCCAGCTACACCAAGCCGGCCTTTCCCAAGGCCTGGCTGTGGCAGCAAACCACCGGGCTGACCAAGGCAATCGCCGCCAATGGCACCCGTTGCGTGTGGGTCGGGCCGAACTGGGGCACGGAAGGCGGCAAGTACGGCAAGAACTTTGCCCGTGTCGAGATGACGTCGAAGTTCCTCGCCGCCAACGTTGCACCGTGCAGCTATATCGACTCGCTGGCTTTCTCCAAACCCGGGCAGTGGGCCACGATTGACGGCCAGCACATGACCGCCACGGGCTACAGGACCTGGAGCA harbors:
- a CDS encoding SGNH/GDSL hydrolase family protein, which encodes MIGDSHLATPDYLIATLHNDLVAQGANVHTLGVCGANAGDWLKATPGTCGGAERRGSEKAVVLGGKAATVPISQLLATDKPDLVLIVMGDTMASYTKPAFPKAWLWQQTTGLTKAIAANGTRCVWVGPNWGTEGGKYGKNFARVEMTSKFLAANVAPCSYIDSLAFSKPGQWATIDGQHMTATGYRTWSNEINKALLQAPALKDAKK
- a CDS encoding cellulose biosynthesis protein BcsC; the protein is MSARRHALAFGIFASLIHSASFAALDDAGKALLQQGQYWQAQDDQARATEVWKKLLLIDPKQADALYGLGMLELKGKRLDGASNYLGQLRRAHPGERPTLLLEQAIAVQAGNNAEQLDTARLLVTNGELAKAVPIYRKIFAGKAPQGDLALEYYNALGYTPGGWSEARQGLERLQQQTPDNARVRLALAKLLVRNETTRSEGLRRLAQLSTVPELGGQATESWREGLVWVGSPRPADKPLFEAYLKANPDDTAIRTQMNSRGTAGVAAQQNPQVARGFKALQDEQLEVAEQAFVARLKEQASDSDALGGLGVVRQRQGRFDDANELLRRAIGRGGNPRWQAALDGNRYWSLLDQAEKARAGNDLSKARSLLQQAIASKPRQADGYIALAGVQAEQNQLDSAEASYRQALTLDADNPDAMLGLITVMAQNGQANRALKMVEGLTPAQQQRLGDLRPLHAAVAAGQAKNAERSGDLKGAIAAQKEAVRNDPQGVWTRYDLALYYLQGKTPQLARQTMDELLQASPQRPEALFASALLASQMGEWSNAQGTLERIPVSQRTTAMQQLASEVQLQALVSQATALARQGNGAQALTLLRRAELLANGKPQSLGMLALAYVDIGDSGHALSMLRNAIAQSSNPSPALRLAYAGVLLKTGDDEQVNQLLHELQRQPLTPADQRSYDEVLYLYSVRQADLLREKGDLVAAYDTLAPALAQRPDDPVAVGALARMYLANGNSAKAIELYKPLLAKAPDDAQLQIGMAQALSKSGDRRGAETATETALALAPNDAQVLASAAAIFRAQGKNAKAGELYARALALQAPVKVQANPFAGAVAANPFVGTSGQRSRSHLSEADFSQIPEPAQVQIAALADDSKPAPLDDEVQPRRRGLDDERRVTVARPLDPQEEARKSMQSALDQIKQERSPRITQGVTIRTNDSESGLSKITDVETPLEISLPVGDNRIALRVTPVSLNAGAVKDSAKTRFGGPNDVQMAAVQDLLATQPDADSLNTALGDLNGSAGRQKDSGVGLALGWEMPALGLKADLGVSPMGFLYSTPVGGVSIDRPFREGSNFRYGASLSRRAVNDSLVSFAGAEDARSGLKWGGVTANGGRLQLGYDNGDYGVYGYAGLYKLLGHNVEDNTRIEGGSGIYWYLLNDDTRQLTTGLGVTAIRYDNNQGNFTYGNGGYFSPQNFFSIGVPFSWSQRTDRLSYTLRGSVGLQHIEQDSTPYFPNDSAMQAQLEQVSQVFAASGSSLATQYAGQNKTGIGYNLGAAAEYRLGNNYFLGGSFGMDNAQDYKQWTGGLYLRYMFEDFTGRMPMPVSPYLSPYSSN